Sequence from the Melitaea cinxia chromosome 18, ilMelCinx1.1, whole genome shotgun sequence genome:
TTTAGTGAGTTCACCAAATTAGGTTAACATTTGTGGATTACAAGaaagtctgtctgtttgtctgtctgtctgtttgttccggctaatctctgaatcagctggaccaattttgacgggactttcactggcagaaagctgatgtaataagaagtaacttaagctacttttattatatattttttaaaactacgaactgaataatgtatttttttaattcaacatggacgaagtcgcgggcacagctagtaataatctataatataaaaatgagtcgctgaatgtgttgctaagcgcaaaactcgagaacggttggaccgatttcgctaattctttttttaaaatattccttgaagtacgaggatggttcttacggagagaaaaattctaaaaaaaaaattaaatttcctgaaaaagtctaaaaacaacacttttctatactcccatacaaaagatttgtgataatacttaaaagtcaatttgaactttaataccatacgataaagtttgtgtacGACGATCGCCGTTCGCCGGGATCGccgcgatacgaagttcgccgggtcagctagtataagaTAAATTCAATAGCTAATTAATGACACAATCTAAAAGTGGGCGCattccacctaaggcccacaaTGCCATCGATCACaaccgctgaaattgccgttccactaacgtaaaaaacgcCGCAGGGGTTGtgggcgaattttataagtggaacgcatatttAGGCGCTGTCAAGTATCACGTAtcagctgtgtgctcgcaatattGCGGCATAgtgaaaacatgcagctgtgggggctgtgagtaaatatttcgcatggattggactaaaacttaattcaacatgcATTCCCAGGAATTTATCGTTGCGATTTTGCAGAATCGAATGATGAGATATAGCATTCACAATTTAATATTGAcagttgtatattttttttttaattcccgCGACGTTTTGATGAAAGCAAACTTTGACCGACCTATATTTTGTTGGCGATGTGGTCGCGAACAATGACGTCATTTAAGACGTCAAGTGATCGCTCGCGACGACcacgggccttaggtggaacgatagaaTGGGCGCCGCGGCGTTACAACGGCTCAATGGAACGCGGCCAGTATAATGTTTGTTGAACGTGAAACTGCAACTGAAAATATTTCGTAGATAATCTTGTTTTATGTGTAAgaaaatattagatatttacCAGAAAATAAGTCTTATTCGTTAGCTTCTCAAAAGCTCCTGTGTGTAAtaagagttatttttttaagttggcAAATACGCTAGTGTTATTGTCATTAGGTAATGACAGTAATGTTAAGAATATGTCAAAATAGTCGAATATTGCCGAAAATACAAAACTATGATGATCTCATTAGAATACAGtcgagattttttttcttcttattagTCCTGTTTAACATAATTTAGTTAACTGAAAGTGGTTTAGATATGCAGCAATCGccgtttgaaaatatttttaatattatcggTGGTTTATCAGAGGGGAATGAAAAGCCCATGAAACATGGGTTCTATAACGCCTTCGCCCTATTTATTCTAACAATATGTTGTGCAGCCGTctatgtgttatttttaatcttaGAGCCCTTTTTCAAACCGTTATTTTGGGCTCTACTAGTTGGATCTCTGTTACACCCTTTCAAATATAAGCTGTCCAAGAAAATCAAAACATGGTTTGAAGATCTGGAGAAATCCAATTCGTGTGTCGTGTATGGGTTGATGATAATCCCAGTGGATGTTATCAATTATGCATCAGATACCGTAGGACACCAGTTCAAAGAACATTATAAGGTAATGACACATAACAAAATCCTTAGAATCCATTTTATAAGACTTCTCTTTTACTGTCTTAATTTCTGTTTtggtttgaaatataaaaataaaaatatatgtaaaatagtaaattaatacaTACTTGTAGagctgttatatttatttatttataaaggacAAGCAAACAGaagatacaatataaatgtCTTAATACATATTAGGTAAACAATGactattgtacttctttaatagGCAGTGACTACATGCTGCTGCTCAGTgttaaatttaacatataacaatataacaaaatgcatttataaggaaaataaaaataataaaagaaaaacattaaagacactaaacaaatattaaacagcacagctagtttaaccaaaaccatatgtatatatataaaatagatttacattttaaattttaaatgtaaaaaaaatatatcagttcaaaaaaagatattaaaaataaaaatatattacacaggaaatcattaaataaaataaaaggaaaaataccaaattattaacaggtaattaatttttaaaacattaaaattttctttgtaaaagcatatcaattttgatttaaaaacacCCAAATCATTGCCATTGAAAAGCGGACACGATTGCCTAGGCAGTATTTAAGGGatgttgaaattaaataattctacaaTAGCTGGACTATCAACTGCATTATTCAATAATTTGTAAAGAAATATGTCTAAAACAGCTCTACGGGACTCCAgtgatataacattaaaaacttCGAACCTCTGCTCATAAGATTTGTCGTATTGGTGAGAGTTTGCTCGATACATGAAGTGACGCAGTAGACGCTTTTGAACATTCtctattcttttattatattatattattttgtatattattttgttataagtattttttatgaaaacaagCATCCTATATGtatgtactaaaataatttaagtccATGTTGACTCCTAAGTAAAATTTCATAAAGAAGACGAAAATTCTTCTATGGAATCATAAGAAAATCTTATTGCTGCATACAtctgattgtattttttttttttcaattataatatttcgtaTACCAAAAAAGGACTAAAAAGTAACTTTTACATTACAGACTGTGATAGGATTGCTTTCTGCAATATTTGTGCTACCATGGCTATACAATGCTATACCAAGGAGTTTCTGCTGTATCTTTTGGCAATTTGTAAGTTTCATCAGTTTCACTACAACCCTACTCATCAAACTGTGCGGCTCATACATAGTGagtattttattctatttgtaacttataaaaataataaaatatatatttgaaaatatatcatataacattCCATACATTTGTTATCAATTTGTTattcgtttttaaatttaacaatttgtgGTTTTGATATTTGTGTACTGTAAGTTGATATAATAAGCACTAGCTTGTACACATTACAGTTGGAACTGTCAAAAACTTGAGGGCAAATAAATGGTGATTGGTGGCCGAATTATATAATCCCAATTAaatccataaaataaatatgaatatattttaatgtctcTAGCCTCACTAAGTTATTACACAAGTGTTTATTTTTTCAGACAATGACTATAGCATTAGCCTACATGATAAGTGTATATTTTCTGTGGAGTCCATCAAGAGCTGGAATATTCCAGACTACTTCTCATGTTCTCTGGCTAGTCATAGCAAGCTTCTTGGCCAGTTTAGCTGGTTCATTTAAAGTGCACATGTTTATACTCCTACAAACCATTAGTATTACAGGATTTGTACTAGAAGTTCTAGACATACACAAGCAATTATTAACCAAAGGTCAGTTTACTATTTATTAGATTAAGATTTGTctaaaaattctacaaaattgttaaaaaaacaacaattataattaaattacatctcataaattaagtattgtataaaataaaaaattataatattttattttattcattgaaTGAATCAATCAGATCCTGAAGCATCAATGATCGCAGCTCTTAAATATGCTTTATCATATCACCAAGAAGAAAATCGTATGCTTGAAAATATTGATGAAAATCCTGAGGAAACAATACCAGAAAGCAACGACAAAGACTCAACAACCGATGTAGATTCCCCTTCACCTATCTCACCGGAAGCAATCGCAAAAAGAGGAAGTTGGACTGGAAATGAACCTTTCCAAAGTTCTCCACGACAACCTAAAATGTTGTTCAAGACTAGAACATTATCTGCTCTTCCGTTACCAAATACAAAGAAATCTGCTTTCGAGAATCGTCTCTTGGCCTCTTTTAAACAGAGATCGCTAGATGAAAactatattagaaataactttAATGATGATGAAACCGCTCTCTACTTCAAACTTCTGTTCTTTGGATGCTTTTGTATGCTGATCTGGAAGTATATTTGGTTGCTACCTGTCATGCTATTTTTCTTAGCAATTCATATAATTAAGAAGTCGTTGAATTTCTTTGGCGTCTGGTTGTTCTGTGAAAATCAGTACAATAATTTAATGTCTAAAGTCGGTGGCTGGTGGAACGACAGGTAATGATTATCTTTTTTACATACtatggaataaaaaataagaatcttttatttgttttgtttataattcaaaaaagaCATAAGAATAGGATTTAATCTTTTTCATTATGGTTAAGGAATGATGGGATTGtcgatttttatctttttttttttaaaggtttctaAAGAAGatagaaagttaaaaaaattgttatatgaAACCTTTATCTTTTATAGGAAATCAGCACTAATGCCTGCTCAAATCCGTGGCATAGGAAAGGTGTTGTCTATATGCAATAGTAGTGTCATAGAAATGGCATACGAGTCGGTTGACACTGTATCTACTTGCATTGTCATCATTGGATTAATCCTGTTTCTAGCTGTtactacaatttttatttgtatacaggtaaatttataatattcatatttctgTTGTTCATTTTTGGGAGTTTACTTCTAAAAAATTGGTGTAATGCccgtggtatgaaaaaaatatgggcAGTGAAATGTGTGAAACAGAGATGCTGTGCTCAGCGTGACGCAACCTGACCCGAGAGTTACGTTTTACTGCACAAATTCTTTTCCGAgaaagaaaaatacatttatctttttaagaagtaaactctAGTCGCGTCAGAGCTGACAcactttatttatactaaaatataacatataaaaaattacattccgaaaccaa
This genomic interval carries:
- the LOC123662070 gene encoding transmembrane protein 245; this translates as MQQSPFENIFNIIGGLSEGNEKPMKHGFYNAFALFILTICCAAVYVLFLILEPFFKPLFWALLVGSLLHPFKYKLSKKIKTWFEDLEKSNSCVVYGLMIIPVDVINYASDTVGHQFKEHYKTVIGLLSAIFVLPWLYNAIPRSFCCIFWQFVSFISFTTTLLIKLCGSYITMTIALAYMISVYFLWSPSRAGIFQTTSHVLWLVIASFLASLAGSFKVHMFILLQTISITGFVLEVLDIHKQLLTKDPEASMIAALKYALSYHQEENRMLENIDENPEETIPESNDKDSTTDVDSPSPISPEAIAKRGSWTGNEPFQSSPRQPKMLFKTRTLSALPLPNTKKSAFENRLLASFKQRSLDENYIRNNFNDDETALYFKLLFFGCFCMLIWKYIWLLPVMLFFLAIHIIKKSLNFFGVWLFCENQYNNLMSKVGGWWNDRKSALMPAQIRGIGKVLSICNSSVIEMAYESVDTVSTCIVIIGLILFLAVTTIFICIQIYSEAIVVVQLSGSLLNSTFVQNSELHAYLPEGWEEKLDSLIDNAYTYGREGISTGIMRYIKNILKEGDPEKIARVEQQVLELWDRVYQSWVSGTFAAQMGPQVDGSAVQDSWDSIVKDVSLPGIFDYSGIIDWVKANVGTLSAIATGIWAPLASNVSLLAGSLGAFTSLLLCGGGAIINMFINVVVFFTTLFYLLASSNALYKPVEVITRIQPNFGPRLGIALSVAINQVFRASFKMALFYGLWTWLVHNLFGAKVVYLPSVLAAVLGAAPFLGPYLAGIPAALDVWLQGRPMAALLLPIAQAAPIAFLDAAVYAEIKDGGHPYVTGLAIAGGIFYLGPEGAILGPLLLCCLMVVLNLSSTFLRDTPSEERAALHSRVRLGAYL